From the Deinococcus sonorensis KR-87 genome, the window TGCGCAAGGCCGGAAGAGCGTTCAGACCTCAGGTGTGTCACCAGCACCTTGCCCCCTTCCGTCCATTCAAGATCCTCGGGTGACGGCAGGAGCGGAAGGATCTCTATGGTTCCCGCTTTTGGCACCGGGATGAATCCCGCCTGCTTCAAGAGGCGAAAACTTGTTGAGCTCTCTCCACCAGAGAAATGTATCGGGAGCACCTTGAACCCTAGAGCTTCTGAAGCGGCTACCCCAAATACAGCCTTTGGGGGGAAACGTTCGCCATCCTCGAGGAGGATGTCATAGTCGGTGGATGGCCCGAAGCCATGATCGGTGTAGCCTGCACGAAGTCTCTGTACAGCGTTCCAGATGTGTACTGGCGTCACCTGTTCCAGCACGGAAGCCGGCAGGCGTTGTCCTGAATCGGCATTTCCAGAAATGGAAACAGCTCCCAGGATCGATACAAGTTCGTAGAGTGGTGGTGGACTTTCAATCTGGATGCGAATCCGTTTGGTCCGATTTCCATGGCCACGCGCGTCTGGCGCGCGGCCAATCCGTTCCATCGCCAGGGACATGCGCGTAAATGTTTCCTGTAGAGACAGGCCCGTATCGGCATCAGAGAGGATCAACCGGTCGTTAATCGGGAGTGCTTGACCTCTACTGCTATCAACCCATGCCCGACTGATCCGCAGACCAGCTGAGTCCAGCCTGCTCAGCAGCAGGTTAAGCGCTTTAGCATAGTCCGGGTTCTGTGCGTTCTTGCCCTTGGTTCCACCCCGGCTATGAAGGATCAGCATTGAATCCTCGATATCGAAGGCTGCATCCAGCAGTTGGCCATCACTGTCAGTGAGCTTGTAGGACGAGCTTGACGACATATTGCTTCTAGTGCCCTCCGACTGGTACTTCTGAATGATGTCTTCGAGGGCGTCCCATTCCTGTGGAGTAACCTTAAAATTAGTCCCAGAGGCCATTTTCAGAATGCTGAGTTCTCTAAGACGTATGTCCGTCATAATCACACTACGAGGAATGCCCAACGGGTATAGGGCTGTCAAACGGAATTTGACTGCGAAGCCTGGATCTTCTTCGACACGACCCGCGGCGACCTGCCACTCAGCGTGGCCTTCTCTTTGGCGTGGTGCATCGAGGAGCTCACCGACAGCATAGACACCAGCGTGTTTACCACTCTGCCAGAGAGCAACTTTGTCACCCGCCTGCATCTGATGGATGTACTGAATAGCCGCCCAATCATCCACATTTCCCATCTTTTTTGTCTGAACCACTTTCGCGAGGTCGTACCACTTGGGGTTCGCTTGAAAGATCCAGTGCCGGACTGTGGACATACACTCACAATAGGCGATCCATAGCGACGTCGAAGTCGTCGACAACCTCATCCGGTCTAGGGCATGGACCCGGCATGGCTTGATTCACCGGGAAACGCCCTGCTCGTGGCCATTGCAGTTACCCTGCCAAATGGCCTCACGCTCCCCGGCTACACCGTATTCGGTGATATGCGTGATCCTTCCGCCCTGTTCCTCTGGGAGACGCCCACACAACGATTGTTTCTCAATGGTCGCCCGATGCTGGTTGACCATCGTCTTCAGCGCTTGGTTGATCGCTCTGGCGCCGACCGTCGGACGCGGCCCGCTGTGCCCTGAACGGCTGGGCGTACTGGACGCTCCGGCAGGAGGGGGCCAGCGTCGCTCAGGCCACTCGCGCGCTCGAGGGCCAGACCACGGCCTTCAAGAACGAGCTGCTGTACCAGCGGGGCGTGAACTTCAACGGCCTGCCCGCCTGGCAGCGGCGGGGCGTGGGCCTGTACTGGGAGACCTACAGCAAGGAAGGCATGAACCCCCTCACTGGACAGCGTGTCATGGCAGAACGCCGACGGGTGAAGGTCGACCGCGACCTTCCAATGAAGGACGACTACAGCGCCTTTCTCCGGACACGTCTCAGCCAGGTTCAGCTCCAGGCAGTCAAGGAGAAGGGCTGAAGGCGACCGCCGGGTTGACGGGGATCGCGGCCCACCCGAACCGCACTCGCCGTCTGGGCAGCGAATCGCGCAGTGGAAAACCTGTGAAAACGCTGTGCTGGACGGGCTTGACTATGTGAGGGCGTCTGATCCAGTGTGTGCTGCCTCGCCAGAACGTGCAGGCAGGAGGAGCACATGACTCAGCCCGAAGACCAGCTCAACTTACAGGCGGCCCGCGCCTATCTTACCCGGCTCCTGCCGAACCTCGCGCCCTTCTCGGCCGAGGAGGTGCAGAGCCTCACCCTCAAGGCCGGACTGTGGTCCCTGTTCGTGCAGACCCGGCCGCCCCAGCACGACCTCACCGGCCAGCTCCTGAGCCACCTGCGCCTCGTGCGGGGGGCGGAGAGCGACCTGGACCGCCTCGAAGCGCAGCATCTGCGGCGCCCCACCAAAACGGAGACGATGACCCCGCCGCGCCTGCTGTCGGACCAGCAGAGCCAAGATGCCCTGCAGCGGTTGCGCCAGCAGGCCCAGCAGCTCGGCGTTCCCTGGCTGACCCGCCACCCCATTGAAAAGGACAAGACGCAAGTCAGCTACCGCGTCACCGGAGCTTTCATTCGCCAACTCGGCGGGGCGTGGAAGAAAGCCGCGCCGAAAGGTGGGACACGCAACGCCCTACAGGTGACGCTTGCCCTCGCGTACCTTAGCCTGCCCGACTTCAGGAGGCGTGTTCGGGCGCTCCAGGACGCCAGGTACACCATCAACATTCACGAGCCCTCGGCGGCGGACTTCGAACCGGTCGCGGCTCTGCTTGAATCCTGTGGTCTGCCGTCCCGCGGTGCTCCGACGCTGAGGGATGACGTCGTGCAGCTGAGTTACCGCACGACCCTGGCGATGAACGATGCCTTGAACAGCAGTCTGCCGAGCGAGGCGCGCACGCTGGCGTATCTGCACATTGACTTGGTCGCGCTGTACCTCGTCGCCCCGGAGGTGCGCGCCCTCATTGATCGACTCATTGAGGCGCGCGCCGAGAAGTAGCGGTTGACCGGAGGGTGGGGCAGGTACGATAGGTGCCGGCCCCACCCTCCGGGTCTTGCAGGTCAGCCGTTTTCGTCGAGCTTGGTGGAATACCCCTTATCCGATTCTGGCGGCCTTTCCGGCCGGAAGTGGCTCCTGCTGACCAGCGCCAGGGTGTCCACGGCAGGCAGCGATCCTGCTGGGCGTCCTGATATGCGCCTCGAGGCGTTGTGGGTGACTACGACATAAGGCAAGTGTTGTACTTGGACCCTTACCTCAGTGCCTTCAGGACCGTAGTGCTCCACCCTCGTGATTCCTGCTGCCTTCCCTCTGCCCGTGCAAGCGAAGGCGGCAGGGGAGAGGCGACTTTAGAGACACGGCGATAGACCCCGTCTAGAGTTTTGAGCTGCCCTGGATGTATCTCCCGGTTAGAGCGAACATCCAACTCCCGGAAGAGCAGCACGTTCTCTGGGAGGGAGAAAACATGATGAAGCGACGGATGAATGACGAGGGCCGTGGCAAGAAGCTGTCGAGTGGGAGTGACCGCTGGCAGGTGACCCTGGGATTGGATGAGCGGGCCAGGCCGCTCCGAGGAAATAGGGCAGGAAAGATGACGATGAGCACGCCTTGCCCTGACGAGCTGCCAGTGGCCGATCATCAACCGGAACGGCTGCCTATCCCGAGCCATATCCGGCTGGCGGACTGGCTACCGCTCTGGCTGGACCTCAAGCGGCCGATTCTCGCGCCGAAGACCCTGGCGAACTACGCGTATGTCATCGACAGGCACTTAAGTCCCCTGCTTGGGCACCACAGGCTGCAGGACCTTAAGGCCAGTGAGGTACGCGCCGCCTACGTGGAACTGGCCAATCAGGGGTTCTCGAAGTCGCTCCTGCACCAGGTGCGGGTCATACTTCGGCAAGCGCTCCAGGAAGCCGTATTCGATGAAATCGTGCTCCGGAATGCTGCCGAGGTGGCCCGACTGCCCAGTTTCAGACGGGGCAAGACTGCCCGGGCCCTCAATGCGAAGGAGGTCAGGGCCTTCCTGGAAGCGGCGCACAACCACCGGCTGGGCCTGCTCTTCGAGTTCGTCATCGCGAGTGGGCTGAGACGGGGCGAGGTCTGTGCATTAAGATGGACGCATTTGGACCTGGACATGGGGCAACTGCGGGTCCGCGAGAACATCACGGTTGTGAATGGCAAGGCTACGCTGGGCACGCCGAAGACCGAGTCGGGGATCCGGGACCTGCACCTCGCCCCAGAGACGGTGTCTCTATTGCGCCGACAACTCCTGGCCCAGCAGGCAGAGGGCCTGAGAGGTGCCAGCCACGTGTTTACGAACATCAAGGGTCAGCGTCTTTACCCGGACTCTCTAACCAAGCTTGCGGGAAAAATCGCGGAGCAGGCCCGGCTGGGAGACGTCCGCTTCCACGACCTGCGGCACACCTACGCCTCCCTGATGCTCAGCATGGGCGTGCCGATGGAGGTGATCAGCGAGAAACTCGGGCACTCTCGCCCGAGCACGACGGCAGATATCTACCGGCATGTCTTCGTAGAGGAGCACGAGCGGCACACGTTCGCCCTTGGCGACCTGTTGACGCCCAAGCCGCTCCGGATCAGAAGTGCTGCCCGGCGTGCCGATCACCAGGAGGAGAACGAACGGGTAGCGTAACGCCTGAGACCCAAGGGCTGCTTCGATTGCGGGGAGAGGATGCTATTGGGGCAACGCACAACTGAGAGGAGGTCCGGTCAATTTGATCGGACCTCTTTGTATAAAGTCCTGAGGGTTCGTCTTGAACACGTTCGTGGCCAGGCTGTGTGCCTGTCTGACAATGGCTGTGAACGTCGGATATGTGCTCCTCAGCCACCAGGCAGGCTCTCGCCCTCTCACTTTCAACGGATGGGAACGTCAGGTCTGGCTGGAGCCGGTGAGCTTCCAGGCTCACCAGAGGCACAATTTCTCCAGTTCCGAGCTGTCGCTCGACAGCCGCCCTGTCATAAAAGAACTCAAGAGGATGCCCCAGGAAAACGGCGAACCTCCTGTAC encodes:
- a CDS encoding EVE domain-containing protein, encoding MSTVRHWIFQANPKWYDLAKVVQTKKMGNVDDWAAIQYIHQMQAGDKVALWQSGKHAGVYAVGELLDAPRQREGHAEWQVAAGRVEEDPGFAVKFRLTALYPLGIPRSVIMTDIRLRELSILKMASGTNFKVTPQEWDALEDIIQKYQSEGTRSNMSSSSSYKLTDSDGQLLDAAFDIEDSMLILHSRGGTKGKNAQNPDYAKALNLLLSRLDSAGLRISRAWVDSSRGQALPINDRLILSDADTGLSLQETFTRMSLAMERIGRAPDARGHGNRTKRIRIQIESPPPLYELVSILGAVSISGNADSGQRLPASVLEQVTPVHIWNAVQRLRAGYTDHGFGPSTDYDILLEDGERFPPKAVFGVAASEALGFKVLPIHFSGGESSTSFRLLKQAGFIPVPKAGTIEILPLLPSPEDLEWTEGGKVLVTHLRSERSSGLAQAKKAAFKLQHGRLFCEKCRIDPVTAYGEHGEACIEVHHSRIQVKDMAGKHVTVLDDLQCLCANCHRVEHRRLRTEA
- a CDS encoding tyrosine-type recombinase/integrase; the encoded protein is MMKRRMNDEGRGKKLSSGSDRWQVTLGLDERARPLRGNRAGKMTMSTPCPDELPVADHQPERLPIPSHIRLADWLPLWLDLKRPILAPKTLANYAYVIDRHLSPLLGHHRLQDLKASEVRAAYVELANQGFSKSLLHQVRVILRQALQEAVFDEIVLRNAAEVARLPSFRRGKTARALNAKEVRAFLEAAHNHRLGLLFEFVIASGLRRGEVCALRWTHLDLDMGQLRVRENITVVNGKATLGTPKTESGIRDLHLAPETVSLLRRQLLAQQAEGLRGASHVFTNIKGQRLYPDSLTKLAGKIAEQARLGDVRFHDLRHTYASLMLSMGVPMEVISEKLGHSRPSTTADIYRHVFVEEHERHTFALGDLLTPKPLRIRSAARRADHQEENERVA